A single Zootoca vivipara chromosome 1, rZooViv1.1, whole genome shotgun sequence DNA region contains:
- the LOC118093787 gene encoding fatty acyl-CoA hydrolase precursor, medium chain-like: MAGSMARLLPLILASWVTILAAEGQNPSPPQVLTKNGKLQGQQVQVNDAERKVDVFLGVPYAKPPLGPLRFSQPQPAEPWSNLRDATSYPPMCLQDPEMGQMLSDTFTNKKEKVSLSISEDCLYLNIFTPARSDKNSKLSVMVWIHGGALLVGAASIYDGSVLAAFENVVVVAIQYRLGILGFYSTGDEFARGNWGLLDQVVALQWVQENIAAFGGDPGSVTIFGESAGGFSVSAHVVSPLSKGLFHKAICESGVSVMDVHREVNPQEFAKKIAATADCPISSSVEMIRCLKGKTENEILQATLKMDFIRMHLGAEEKHTMFYTASVDGVFLPENPKVLLEEKRINNVPYIIGVNNHETGWLIPNMMQLPDATKGLDRETVTLVLRSSEQLLGVAPEHVPIVANEYLKDVSDPVQLRDQLLELLGDVVFVAPAILTANLHRDAGYPTFVYEFQHRPSSSLGFKPDYVKADHGDEIAFVLGKPFLAGDATEEEKRLSKTVMKYWANFARSGNPNGAGLVNWPLYDAAEQYLEIGLKQKPAKKLKEQVVNFWTKTLPEKIAESQRRTEL; the protein is encoded by the exons ATGGCTGGTTCAATGGCTCGGTTGCTCCCGCTGATCCTGGCCTCCTGGGTCACCATTTTGGCAGCTGAAG GCCAAAATCCTTCTCCTCCACAAGTGCTTACCAAGAATGGGAAGCTCCAGGGCCAGCAGGTCCAAGTCAATGATGCTGAGAGAAAGGTGGATGTTTTCCTTGGAGTCCCCTATGCAAAGCCACCTCTTGGGCCATTACGGTTTTCCCAACCACAGCCGGCGGAACCTTGGAGCAATCTAAGAGATGCAACTTCCTACCCACCAAT GTGTCTGCAGGACCCGGAGATGGGACAAATGCTGTCAGATACGTTTACTAACAAAAAGGAAAAggtctctttgagtatttctgaggATTGTCTGTACTTAAACATCTTCACCCCGGCTCGTTCTGACAAGAACAGCAAGTTATCA GTGATGGTTTGGATCCATGGAGGAGCATTATTGGTGGGTGCAGCGTCCATATATGATGGGTCTGTGTTAGCGGCTTTTGAAAACGTGGTAGTGGTGGCGATTCAATACCGGCTGGGCATTCTTGGTTTTTATAG TACTGGTGATGAGTTTGCACGTGGAAACTGGGGCCTCCTAGATCAAGTGGTAGCTCTCCAGTGGGTCCAAGAGAACATTGCAGCCTTTGGAGGAGATCCTGGATCAGTTACTATATTTGGAGAGTCTGCAGGTGGATTCAGTGTTTCGGCCCAT GTCGTATCTCCTCTGTCAAAGGGTTTGTTCCACAAAGCCATCTGTGAAAGTGGCGTTTCTGTCATGGATGTTCACAGAGAGGTTAATCCACAAGAGTTTGCAAAG AAAATTGCTGCAACCGCTGATTGTCCGATATCCAGCTCAGTCGAGATGATTCGTTGCCTCAAGGGAAAGACGGAGAACGAGATCCTACAGGCGACTCTCAAGATG GATTTCATCAGAATGCATCTTGGCGCAGAAGAAAAA cacACTATGTTCTACACTGCAAGTGTTGATGGTGTATTTCTTCCAGAAAACCCTAAGGTTCTCCTTGAAGAGAAAAGGATCAATAATGTTCCATACATCATAGGTGTCAATAATCATGAAACAGGATGGCTTATACCTAAT ATGATGCAGTTGCCGGATGCCACGAAGGGGCTTGACAGAGAGACGGTCACTCTTGTGCTGCGCAGCTCAGAGCAATTATTG GGTGTTGCTCCGGAACACGTTCCTATAGTTGCCAATGAATATCTGAAGGATGTTAGTGACCCTGTACAGCTCAGGGACCAACTTCTTGAGCTGCTAGGAGATGTGGTATTTGTTGCTCCAGCCATCCTAACAGCGAATCTCCACAGAG aTGCTGGCTACCCAACCTTTGTGTATGAATTTCAGCACCGTCCAAGTTCATCCTTGGGCTTTAAACCAGACTATGTTAAAGCGGACCATGGTGATGAAATTGCCTTTGTCTTGGGGAAGCCTTTCTTAGCAG GTGATGCTacagaggaagaaaaaaggcTGAGCAAAACGGTTATGAAATATTGGGCTAATTTTGCTCGCAGTGG GAACCCGAATGGTGCTGGCCTGGTGAACTGGCCCCTTTACGATGCAGCTGAACAATACTTGGAAATAGGCTTAAAGCAGAAGCCGGCAAAGAAGCTGAAGGAGCAAGTAGTTAACTTTTGGACCAAGACCTTACCTGAAAAAATAGCTGAAAGCCAAAGGCGAACTGAATTATAA